The genomic stretch GCACCTCCGCGGCCGCCACCCACGCCGATGCGCAGGAGGCGGTGCGCTGCGCGAAGGACGCCGCACCGGGGTGGGCGGAGCTGTCCTTCGACGACCGGGCCGCGGTGTTCCTCAAGGCCGCGGACCTGCTCGCCGGGCCGTGGCGGCAGACGCTCAACGCCGCCACGGTGCTCGGCCAGAGCAAGACCGCGTACCAGGCCGAGATCGACGCCGCCTGCGAGCTGATCGACTTCTGGCGCTGGAACGTGCACTTCGCCCGCCAGGTGATCGCCGAGCAGCCCGTGTCGTCGGCCGGGGTGTGGAACCGCACCGACCACCGCCCGCTCGAGGGCTTCGTCTACGCGGTCACGCCGTTCAACTTCACCGCCATCGCCGGCAACCTGCCCACCGCCCCGGCGCTGATGGGCAACACCGTCGTCTGGAAGCCCGCGCCCACCCAGCAGTTCGCCGCGCACTTCCTGATGCGGCTGCTCGAGGCCGCCGGGCTGCCCGCGGGCGTGATCAACATGCTGCCCGGTGACGGCGTCGCCGTGTCCGACGTCGTGCTCGCCGACCGCGACCTGGCCGGCATCCACTTCACCGGGTCCACCCCGGTGTTCCAGCACCTGTGGCGCACGGTGGGGGAGAACATCGCCTCCTACCGCGGCTACCCGCGCATCGTCGGGGAGACCGGCGGCAAGGACTTCATCGTCGCCCACCCGTCGGCCGACCCCGACGTGCTGCGGACGGCGATGATCCGCGGCGCCTTCGAGTACCAGGGGCAGAAGTGCTCGGCGGCCTCGCGGGCCTACGTGCCGCGCAGCCTCTGGCGCCGGATCCGCGACGACCTGATCGGCACCGTCGAGGAGATCCCGATGGGCGACGTCACCGACTTCACCAACTTCATGGGCGCGGTCATCGACCGGAAGTCCTTCACCAAGCTCTCGGGGGTCCTCTCGGCGGCCCGGGACGACGACGCGCTGACCGTCGTCGCCGGTGGCACCGCCGACGACAGCGAGGGCTTCTTCGTCCGGCCCACCGTCATCGAGGGCACCGACCCCGGCCACGACGTCTTCACCACCGAGTACTTCGGCCCCGTGCTGGCCGTGCACGTCTACGACGACGCCGACTACGACACGGTGCTGACCCAGATGGAGTCGGTGGCGCCCTACGCGCTCACCGGCTCGGTGATCGCCCAGGACCGGACGGCGATCGCGCACGCGCAGCGCTTCCTCCGGCACGCCGCCGGCAACTTCTACGTCAACGACAAGCCGACCGGCGCCGTCGTCGGCCAGCAGCCCTTCGGCGGTGGCCGCGGCTCGGGCACCAACGACAAGGCCGGCGCCGCGCAGAACCTGCTCCGGTGGACCAGCACCCGGTCGATCAAGGAGACGTTCGTCCCCGCCACCGACCACCGCTACCCGCACATGTCCTGACGGCCGGCAGGCCGACCGATGTCAGGGCAGCGGGATCTGCCGCTCGGCGCAGAGCTCGGAGAGCATCTGGCCGACCGTCTCCTCCACCGAGCCCTCACCGGCGACGACGGCGCCCGGCTCGTCGTCGCCCAGCGGCTCGAGGGTGTCCAGCTGGCTGCGCAGCAGGCTCGGCGGCATGTAGTGCCCCTGGCGCTTGGCCAGCCGCTCGGTGAGCACCTCCTCGGAGGTGTCGGCGTGGGCGAACCACACCGAGGGGTGCCCGTCGCAGAGCAGGTCGCGGTAGCTGCGCTTCAGCGCTGAGCAGGTGAGGATGAACGACGTCCCGGCGGCCTCGTGCTCGCCGATCAGCTCGGCCATGCGGCGCAGCCACGGCCAGCGGTCCTCGTCCTCCAGCGGGGTGCCGCTGCGCATCTTCTCGACGTTCTCCGGCGGGTGCAGGTCGTCGCCCTCGATGAACTCCCACTGCAGGCGGCGGGCCAGCTCGTTCGCGACGGTCGACTTGCCGGAGCCGGAGACCCCCATGACGACGATCGAGGTGGTCGCGGGGATGCTGGGCGTGGAGTCCATGCACCGACCGTAGGGAACCGCCCGCGGTGTGACCAGCGGGGGAGAGCGACCATGACGGCGGTCCAGGGGCGGGCGTCGCTGTGGCGCCTGCCGGCCGTCCGCTCCCTGGTCGCGCTCAACGCCCTCGGGTTCCTCAGCTACTCGCTGCTGCTGTCGGCGCTGCCCGCGCACGCCGCCGCGCTGGGCGCCGGGCTCACCGCGGCGGGGTCGGTCACCACGGTGTTCCTGGTGGCCACCGTGCTCGCCCAGACGGCGGTGCCCGCGCTGGTCGCCCGGCTGGGCATCGCCCCGGTCCTCGCCGGCGGGCTGGTCGCGCTGGGGGCGCCGTCCCCGCTCTACCTGCTGGCCGACGACGTGCGCTGGTTCGCCGCCGTCTCCGTGGTGCGGGGGGTCGGCTTCGCGGTGCTCACCGTGCTCGGCTCGACGATCGCCGCCCAGGTGGTGCCGCCGGAGCGGCGCGGTGAGTCGATCGGCATCTACGGGCTGGCGATCTCGGTGCCGACGCTCGCGGCGGTGCCCGGTGGGACGGCGCTCACCCTGGCCGGCCACTTCCCGTGGGTCGCCGCGATGGCGGCCGCCCCGGTGCTCGCCCTGGTGTTCGTGCCGGGGCTGGTGCGGGCGCTCGGCCCTCCGGAGGTGTCCGCCCCGGGTGGCTCTCGCGCGGCCGTGTGGGCCGCGGCCGCGCCGTCGCTGGTGCTGCTGGTGATCACCCTGGCCGGCGGCGGGCTGGTCACCTTCCTGCCGATCGAGCTGCCCGACGGCGCGCTGGCGGTGGTGGCCCTGCTGGTCTTCGGGGTCAGCACCGCACTGTGCCGGTGGGGCGCCGGGGTGCTGGTCGACCGGCTGGGCGCGCGGGTGCTGCTGCCGGCGACGCTGGCCGGCGGGGTCGCCGGGATGCTGCTGGTGGCGCTGGGCCTGCAGGCCGAGGACGCCGGTGGCGCCGCGGCCGTGCTGGCCGGGGCCTTCGCGCTGGGCGTCGCGTACGGCGCGGTGCAGAACCTGACCCTGGTGATCGCCCTGGCCCGGGCCGGTGCGGGGCAGACCACGACGGTCAGCGCCGTGTGGAACGCCTGCTACGACACCGGCACCGCGATCGGTGCGCTGGCGGTGGGGGCGGTCGCCGCGCAGGTGGGGCTGCCGCTGGGCTACGTGCTCGTGGCGGCGCTGCTGGCCCTGGCGCTGCCGCTGGCGGTCACGCTGCCGCGTGCGCTGCGCGCCACGAGCTGAGCTCAGCCGGCGGAGGCCTGCTCGCCCAGTCGCCGGCGGGCCGCCTCGGCCAGCCGCTGCACGGTCTGCACCTCCGCGGCCGCCTCCCGCAGCCAGGTGCGCAGCCCATCGGCGTCCCCGCGGTTGCGGTCGCGCAGCTGACCGAGCAGCACCTGCCGGCTGCTGGCCTGGGCGCGCATCGCGGTGGGCAGCGTGCGACCGGTCCGGCGGGCGAGGGCGGTGAACTCGGCGCCCACGTAGACCAGCTCGCGGGTGTCGGTGAGGCCGGTGAGCAACTGCTCGGCGTCGTCGGTGCGGCCGGCCTCGACCAGCTGCAGGTACTCGCGGGCGCGGGCGGCGCCCCGGTCGGCGGAGGAGTCGGAGGGTGCGGTCACGCCCTCCACTGTGCCCCGCCCGGCCGGAGCGCTCACCCCGGGCCCGGCTGGCCGGCGTCGGTGAACCGCTCGGCGACGTCGTGCACCTCGCTGGTGGCCGGGACGACGGGCATCGAGCCGCCCCATCGCGGGGCCGCTGCCTGGGTAGCCTCCCCGCATGACGGCGCGTGAGGTGCACACCGGGCTGGGGGAGGTGCTGGGCCGGGTCGCGCGGCAGCTCCAGGAGGAGCACGGCGACGTCGAGGGGACGCTGCGGGCGATCACCGCGGCGGCCGTCGGCGCGGTGCCGCACGCCGACGAGTGCGGGATCACCTACGTGATCGGCCGCACCCAGGTCGAGCCGCGGGCCTGGACCAGCGAGCTGCCCCGCTCGGTCGACCACCTGCAGCAGGAGGTCGGCGAGGGGCCCTGCATGGACGCGGTGTGGCAGGAGCACGAGGTGCTGCTCGACGACATCCGTTCGGAGCAGCGGTGGCCGCAGTTCGCCGCCCGGGCGTCGGAGCTGGGCGTGGGCAGCATGCAGTGCTTCCAGCTGTTCGTCGAGGGCGGGCAGATGGGCGTGCTGAACCTCTACTCCCGGACGCCCGAGGCCTTCGACGACGAGTCGCGCGAGGTCGGCCGGCTCTTCGCCAGTCACGCGGCGATCGCGCTCGCCGGGGCCGAGCACGAGCGAAACCTGCGCGCGGGGATCACCCACCGCGACCTCATCGGCCAGGCCAAGGGCATCCTGATGGAGCGGCACAAGCTCACCGCCGACCAGGCGTTCGCCGTGCTGGTGCGCACGTCGTCGCTGACCAACCGCAAGGTGCGGGACCTGGCCGAGGAGCTGACCGCCACCGGCGAGCTGGCGCACCCGGAACGCTGAGCCCGGGGGGCACGAGAAAGCGGCCCCGTCCCGGAGGACGAGGCCGCTTAGTGAGGGTGCGCCATCAGGGACTCGAACCCCGAACCCGCTGATTAAGAGTCAGCTGCTCTGCCAATTGAGCTAATGGCGCGTGTCGCGCGGCGTGGCCGGGCAACGATGGAGAACTCTACACGCGGTCCGCCGCCGATGAGCAGCCGGGGCGGCATGCCGCTGCTCACACCCGACTGTCAGCCCCGGCGTGGACACTGGATCGAGGTGCACGACGCAACCGGGAGGGTCCCGGGTCGCGGGCGCCGGGAGAGGTCAGGTCGTCGTGGGTTCGCGCCAGGTGAGAGCCGCCGCCGCAGTGCTCGTCGCAGCCGTGCTCGTGCTGCTGGTCGGCTGTCAGGGGTCCGCCGACGGATCGGGGGAGTCGGCGGCGCCGTCGTCGGCCGCCCCGGCCGAGGTCTCCCTGAGCGTCGCCGACGGCGCCACCGACCTGTCACCCACCACCCCGGTCCAGCTGACCGTTGCGGCCGGTGAGCTCGACCGCGTCGCGGTGACCACCGCCGACGGCACGGCCGTGCCCGGCACGGTGGAGCCGGCCGCCGACGACCCGGCCGCCCAGGTCTGGACGCCGGCGGAGCCGCTGGCCTACGGCACGAGCTACACGGTGACCGCCACGGCCACCAACGCCGACGACGCGGAGACCACGGCCACCAGCACCTTCACCACGGTCACCCCCGCGACGCTGTCCACCCCGGGCATCGGCCCGCTGGACGGCACCACCGTCGGCGTCGGCATGCCGATCCGGGTGTTCTTCGACGACCCGGTGGCCGACAAGGCCGCGGTGGAGAGCCACCTGCTGGTCGACAGCTCCACCCCGACCGACGGGGTGTGGAACTGGGTGCGCGACGACGAGGTGCACTTCCGCCCGTCGACGTACTGGCCGGCGAACACCGACGTGACGCTGCACGCCGACCTCTACGGCGTCGACTTCGGCGAGGGCGTCTGGGGCGAGAAGGACCGCACCATCTCCTTCTCCATCGGGGAGCGGCACGTCTCCGTCGCCGACGCCGGCGCCCACACACTGACCGTCTACGACGGTGACCAGCTGGTGCAGACCTTCCCGATGAGCGCGGGCAGCAGCGAGAACCCGACCCGCAACGGGGCGCACGTGGTGCTGGAGAAGTTCGCCGACATCACCATGGACTCCTCGACCTTCGGCCTCGCCGTCGACGCCCCCGGTGGCTACCGCACCGACGTCGAGTACGCGACGCGGATCTCCAACAACGGCGAGTTCGTGCACGCGGCGCCGTGGTCGGTGGCCGACCAGGGCTCGGCCAACGTCTCGCACGGCTGCATCAACCTCTCCACCGACCGGGCGAAGTGGTTCTACGACTTCTCCCAGCCCGGGGACGTCGTCGAGGTGGTCAACTCCATCGGCCCGATCCTGTCCCGCACCGACGGCGACATCTACGACTGGGCCGTCACGTGGGAGAACTGGAAGGCCGGCTCCGCGCTCTCCTGACGACCGCGGGGTGCGGCTACAGCCGCATCCCGCGGTCGGAGCGGCGGCCGCTGCTCGGCAGCACCGTGGTGACCACGGTCTCCACGGCGGTGTAGACCCCGAGCGCCAGGGCGATCAGGGCGCCCGGAGGCACCACCAGGGGCGCGGCGAGCACCGACAGCGCCAGCACCCGCGGCGCGTCCCGCCACCAGCCCGCCCGGCGGGCCGGGTTCAGCAGGGCGCTCCAGCGCACGCCGGTCCACATCAGCCAGCGGCGCACCGGAGGCACGCCCACCTCGCGGAGCACCCGGCGGAAGATGCCGTCGGCGTCCCGGGGACCCACGACCCCGGCGCCCAGCCCCTCGGCCACCAGCCAGTCGTGCAGCACCGCGGCCAGGGTGTAGCGGCCGAAGCGCGGGAAGAGCCACACGGCCACCCGCGGCACGGAGGCGAAGTCGGTCTCGAAGCCGGCCGGGACGACGAACAGGTCGCGGCGTCCGCGGTAGACCAGCGGCTCGACCACCTCCCAGCACTGGTCCTCGGTGCGGCGGACGGTCAGCGGCGGTGGGTCGAACGGCACCCGCGGAGCTTCCCGTACCCGGGGAGGGGTGCCGGGGGCAGGTCGGCGGGCGGGGTGACGCGACGGCGCGAACACGCGTCGATCGCGGGTCTCAGGTGCACCAGTGCGATCTGCGGGTAGGAGTCACCTCCACGCCAACGAGGAGGTACGGGTGCTCGGGTTCATCGCACTGCTGCTGGTCATCTGGCTGGCACTCACCGTCGTCGGCGCCGTGGTGGAGGGCCTGTTCTGGCTCGTCATCGTCGGCGCTGTCCTGTTCCTCGCCACCGCGGCCTTCGGCTGGGTCAAGCGGAACACGAAGGTCTGAGTCGGGGCCTGAGGGGCGGCGGGTCGGCCCTCCGGTCCGGAGGGTCGCCCGCCGCAGACGACGAGAGGCCCCGGTCAGCTGACCGGGGCCTCTCGTCGTGGGGTGAGTGACGGGACTTGAACCCGCGACATCCAGGATCACAACCTGGCGCTCTACCAGCTGAGCTACACCCACCATCGTCCGCCCCGAGCGGGGCGGGCCGGGGCAACGATACCGGAGTCGTTCAGCCCGCCGCCGGGGGCTGGTCGGCGGGGGTGTCGCCGCCGGCCGCGCCGGCCGCCAGGACGCCCGCGAACGCCTCGACGACCTGCGCCGACGCGGCCTGCGCCTGGTCGCTGCTGGGGCCCGGGTCGGCCACGAACAGGGTCTGCCGGTAGAAGGCGAGCTCACGGATCGACTCGATGATGTCGGCCAGCGCCCGGTGGGCCAGCCCCTTCTGCGGCTGGGCGAAGTACACCCGGGGGAACCAGCGCCGGGCCAGTTCCTTGATCGAGGAGACGTCGATCATCCGGTAGTGCAGGTGGTCGTCCAGGGTCGGCATGTCCCGGGACAGGAAGCCGCGGTCGGTGCCGATCGAGTTGCCGCACAACGGTGCGGTGCGCCGCTCGGGCACGAACCGCTTCACGTAGGCCAGCACCTGCTCCTCGGCCTCGGCCAGGGTCACCGTGGAGGCGCGCACGGCCTCGGTCAGCCCGGACTTCGCGTGCATCTCGGTGACGACCTCGAGCATGCCGTCCAGCGCGGCGTCGTCCGCGTGGATGATCACGTCCAGCCCGGGGTCGAGGACGTTCAGCTGCGAGTCCGTGACCACGACGGCCACCTCGATCAGCTTGTCCCGGGTCAGGTCCAGCCCGGTCATCTCGCAGTCGATCCAGACCAGGTTCTGCGGTGCGCTCTCGGCCACGACCCGGCACCCTACGCAGGCGGCTCCCGAACAGCGCACCGACACCAGCCGCCACACCTGCCCCACCTCCGTCTGCGGCGCGCTGACCTGCGGCTTCGGCGCCGCTACTGTGCGGGCTCCTGCACCTGGACCAGCGGAGCTGATCGTGACCTCGACCGTGCCCGTCGCATCCCGACCCGCGGCGGTCCCCCTGGCTCCCGGCTCGCTGCGCGTCGGCCTGCGCCACCCGGTCGCGCTGCTGCGCTGGCTGTGGGCGGCCTACATGACCCCCGGCCGGCCCGGCCGGCCGACCAGCCAGGTCGAGCTCCGCTGGATCTACACCGCCTGGCTGGCCGCCTTCGCGCTGAAGATGCTCGGCTCGTCGTGGGACGTCTCCTGGCACTTCAGGTGGCTCCGCGACGACCTGGCCCCACCGCACCTGCTCAACACCCTGGGCACCGTGGTGGTGGTCGCGCTGGTCGTCTTCCACAGCTACAGCGGCCACGGCGTCGACCGCCGCGCCCTCCGGCTGATGCAGACCGGCACCGCGACGTTCCTGGTGGCCATCCCGGTCGACCTGCTCAACCACCGGATCAACGGGCTGGACATCACCAGCTGGAGCCCGAGCCACGCGCTGCTCTACCTGGGCACGGCGATCATGCTCGCCGGGGCCATCCGGGGCTGGTGGCTCTACGCGGCACCCGGGCGGCTGCGGGACCTGGTCGCGCTCGGCCTGTGGCTGTTCTTCGTGGAGAACGTCCTGTTCCCCAACCAGCACCAGGAGTACGGCGTGCTGTCGCTGGCCGCCTACCGCGCCGGGCGGACCACCGCGGAGCCCCAGCTGCTGGACTTCGCCGCCTCGCAGGGGCAGGACGCCGCCCAGTTCATGCTGCCGGTGCCCTCCTGGGTGCACCCCGCGTGGCTGGTCTGCGCCGGGCTCCTCGCGCTGGTGGTGGCCCGCCGGGCGGTCGGGCTGCGCTGGACGGCGACGACGATCGCCGGCGGCTACCTGGCCTACCGCGCCGTCACCTGGCTGCTGCTGACCGGCACCGGCTTCCCGCCCTCGGTGGTGCCGG from Modestobacter roseus encodes the following:
- a CDS encoding GAF and ANTAR domain-containing protein, translating into MTAREVHTGLGEVLGRVARQLQEEHGDVEGTLRAITAAAVGAVPHADECGITYVIGRTQVEPRAWTSELPRSVDHLQQEVGEGPCMDAVWQEHEVLLDDIRSEQRWPQFAARASELGVGSMQCFQLFVEGGQMGVLNLYSRTPEAFDDESREVGRLFASHAAIALAGAEHERNLRAGITHRDLIGQAKGILMERHKLTADQAFAVLVRTSSLTNRKVRDLAEELTATGELAHPER
- the pruA gene encoding L-glutamate gamma-semialdehyde dehydrogenase, which codes for MDAVTQVPAPRNEPVGDYAPGSPERAALQQRLTELAAAPVELTATIGGEQRMAGGAAFDVVAPHRHAQVLGTSAAATHADAQEAVRCAKDAAPGWAELSFDDRAAVFLKAADLLAGPWRQTLNAATVLGQSKTAYQAEIDAACELIDFWRWNVHFARQVIAEQPVSSAGVWNRTDHRPLEGFVYAVTPFNFTAIAGNLPTAPALMGNTVVWKPAPTQQFAAHFLMRLLEAAGLPAGVINMLPGDGVAVSDVVLADRDLAGIHFTGSTPVFQHLWRTVGENIASYRGYPRIVGETGGKDFIVAHPSADPDVLRTAMIRGAFEYQGQKCSAASRAYVPRSLWRRIRDDLIGTVEEIPMGDVTDFTNFMGAVIDRKSFTKLSGVLSAARDDDALTVVAGGTADDSEGFFVRPTVIEGTDPGHDVFTTEYFGPVLAVHVYDDADYDTVLTQMESVAPYALTGSVIAQDRTAIAHAQRFLRHAAGNFYVNDKPTGAVVGQQPFGGGRGSGTNDKAGAAQNLLRWTSTRSIKETFVPATDHRYPHMS
- a CDS encoding DUF1353 domain-containing protein, which codes for MPFDPPPLTVRRTEDQCWEVVEPLVYRGRRDLFVVPAGFETDFASVPRVAVWLFPRFGRYTLAAVLHDWLVAEGLGAGVVGPRDADGIFRRVLREVGVPPVRRWLMWTGVRWSALLNPARRAGWWRDAPRVLALSVLAAPLVVPPGALIALALGVYTAVETVVTTVLPSSGRRSDRGMRL
- a CDS encoding L,D-transpeptidase; protein product: MGSRQVRAAAAVLVAAVLVLLVGCQGSADGSGESAAPSSAAPAEVSLSVADGATDLSPTTPVQLTVAAGELDRVAVTTADGTAVPGTVEPAADDPAAQVWTPAEPLAYGTSYTVTATATNADDAETTATSTFTTVTPATLSTPGIGPLDGTTVGVGMPIRVFFDDPVADKAAVESHLLVDSSTPTDGVWNWVRDDEVHFRPSTYWPANTDVTLHADLYGVDFGEGVWGEKDRTISFSIGERHVSVADAGAHTLTVYDGDQLVQTFPMSAGSSENPTRNGAHVVLEKFADITMDSSTFGLAVDAPGGYRTDVEYATRISNNGEFVHAAPWSVADQGSANVSHGCINLSTDRAKWFYDFSQPGDVVEVVNSIGPILSRTDGDIYDWAVTWENWKAGSALS
- a CDS encoding MFS transporter; this encodes MTAVQGRASLWRLPAVRSLVALNALGFLSYSLLLSALPAHAAALGAGLTAAGSVTTVFLVATVLAQTAVPALVARLGIAPVLAGGLVALGAPSPLYLLADDVRWFAAVSVVRGVGFAVLTVLGSTIAAQVVPPERRGESIGIYGLAISVPTLAAVPGGTALTLAGHFPWVAAMAAAPVLALVFVPGLVRALGPPEVSAPGGSRAAVWAAAAPSLVLLVITLAGGGLVTFLPIELPDGALAVVALLVFGVSTALCRWGAGVLVDRLGARVLLPATLAGGVAGMLLVALGLQAEDAGGAAAVLAGAFALGVAYGAVQNLTLVIALARAGAGQTTTVSAVWNACYDTGTAIGALAVGAVAAQVGLPLGYVLVAALLALALPLAVTLPRALRATS
- the orn gene encoding oligoribonuclease; its protein translation is MAESAPQNLVWIDCEMTGLDLTRDKLIEVAVVVTDSQLNVLDPGLDVIIHADDAALDGMLEVVTEMHAKSGLTEAVRASTVTLAEAEEQVLAYVKRFVPERRTAPLCGNSIGTDRGFLSRDMPTLDDHLHYRMIDVSSIKELARRWFPRVYFAQPQKGLAHRALADIIESIRELAFYRQTLFVADPGPSSDQAQAASAQVVEAFAGVLAAGAAGGDTPADQPPAAG
- a CDS encoding gluconokinase — encoded protein: MDSTPSIPATTSIVVMGVSGSGKSTVANELARRLQWEFIEGDDLHPPENVEKMRSGTPLEDEDRWPWLRRMAELIGEHEAAGTSFILTCSALKRSYRDLLCDGHPSVWFAHADTSEEVLTERLAKRQGHYMPPSLLRSQLDTLEPLGDDEPGAVVAGEGSVEETVGQMLSELCAERQIPLP